The Gemmatimonadota bacterium genomic sequence CCGACCTGACGGGGCCCCCCGAGAAAGACCATCTTCTCCGCAAGGTCGGCCTCGAGCTGGGCCTGGAGGTAGCGGCGCATAGGCTGACTATATTACGGCCTATCGTGAATTACAAGCGTGTGTTTCACGATCCACTGCGAACAACCACCGGGCGATCACGCCGGAAGGATCGGCACTGGTCATGCCGAGCGACTGCGTTCGGGGGCCGAGGGCGCCCTGCCTCCGGCGCCTGACGGCTTGCCAGTTCACGCCACTGGTGGCGGACGAGCCCGGGGTCCTTGGCGCGACCCCGCGAGCTGTCCTCTCCCTGGACGGCGATACGCTGCTCCTCATTGGCCTCACCCGGGCCACCAGCACTTCGCTTCTCTCACGGTTTCCGGGGTCGCTGGCACCACACCTCTTTTCCGCCACACCGCCGGCCTCGACGTGATCTCCTCCCCGGGATAGACCGCCATGGGACCCGACGGTCGGGCCGCTGGGGTGCGGAAACGCCAGGTGGAGTCGCTACGTAGGTCCCCACCTCGGGCGGCACTTCCCGGGAACCTGCCACACATCAGGGGATCAGTCATGGAAGGACTTCGACAGGACCTCCGCGTCGCGATGCGACGCCTGCTCAAGCGCCCCGGCTTCACGATCATCGCGATCGTCTCCGTCGGCATCGGCATTGGCGCGAACACCGCGATCTTCTCGCTCGTCAACGCGATCGCTGTGCGCAAGGTCCCCCTCGATCGCCCGGGGGAACTCGTGGACGTCTACAAGTCCATGGCCGGCTTCACGCACGGGCCGGTCTCGTTCCCCGACCTGCGCGACCTGGAGCAGCAAACCGGTGATGCCTTCAGCGCCGTCGCCGCTTACCGCCTCGCGATTGCCCAGGTGGATCGGGACGGGACGTTCGAGCCGATCACCGGTGAGTTGGTGACGGGCAACTACTTCACCATGCTGGGCCTCCGGCCGACCCTGGGGCGCACCCTGCTTCCCTCGGATGATGTAGCGCCTGGGGCGCACCCCGTCGTGGTGATCTCGCACGAGTACTGGCAGCGGAGCTATGGCAGCGACCCCCGAGTGGTGGGCCAGACCATTCGCCTCAACGCGCAACCGTACACCATTGTCGGCGTCGGCCCGCGCGAGTACCGCGGTGGCCTTCGCGTGATGTCCCCGGGGTTCTACGCCTCCCGCATGATGGTGGACCAGTTGAATCCGGCGGTCCGGAACGACCTGGAGCGGCGCGGCAACAACTCGGTCTTCGTCAAGGCGCGCCTCAAGCCGGGTGTTTCGCTGGTGCAGGCGACGAATGTCCTGGACCGCCTGGCGCGCTCGCTCCGGGCCAGTTACCCCGACCAGTGGGGGAGCGAGAACAGTCTTCCCCTGGTGGCCTCGGCGGACGTCATCATGAATCCCATGATCGACCGCGTCCTCGTGCCAGCCGCGGCCCTCATGATGGTCGTGGTCGGGCTCGTGCTGCTGATCGCGTGCGCCAACCTCGCGAGCTTCCTCCTGGCGCAGGCCGCCGATCGCCGACGGGAAGTCGCCGTGCGGTTGGCACTTGGCGCCGGGCGTGGTCGCCTCGTGCGCCAGTTCTTGACCGAGACCGTTCTGCTCTCCGCACTTGGCGGTGCCACAGGCCTCGCGCTCGCGGTCGTGCTCCTCAAGGCGTTGGTCAACGCCGACCTGCCGCTGCCGCTCCCCATCTCGCTGGACCTGTCGCTCGACCCACTGGTCCTCGGGTTCAGCCTCGCCCTCACCGGCATTGCCGGGTTTGCCTTCGGGCTGGCACCCGCGCTGCAGGCGACGCGCCCGGATGTGGCCTCGACCATCAAGGACGAAAGCGTGGGCGCCGGGCGTGGGCGTGCCGTCTCGCTGCGGGGCTCACTGGTGGTCGTGCAGGTGGCCGTGTCCCTCGTGCTGCTCGTCGGCTCCGCGCTCTTCCTGCGGAGCTTCCGGGCTCGCCTCGACATCGATCCCGGCTTCGGGTCCGCGCCAGCGGTGGTGGCGCAGTTGCAGGTGCCGACCACGAGTCGCACCCTCGAGCAGGCGCGCATCTTCTTCGAGCAGCTGAGCACACAGCTAGCCGCGATTCCGGGGGTGGTTTCGGTGGGCCTGACAGACGACCTCCAGCTGAGTGCGCTGAACAACCAGACAGCGGTTGTGACCGTGCCGGGAATCGATCCGCCGCCCGGCCGGCCCGGCCACGGGGTCGACCATGCGCGGGTCACTCCGGGGTTCTTCGATGCGGCCGCGGTGCGGGTAGTCGAGGGGCGTGCCATCGATGAATCGGACCGGAGCGACGGCAACCCCGTGGCCATCGTGAGCGAGGCCTTTGTGCGCAAGTTCATGCCGGGGGGGAGCGCGATCGGCCGGACCTTTCGCACCGGGGAACGGGAGCTGACGATCGTTGGTGTGGCGGCGGACTCGAAGATCCGGGCGCTGGGCGAGGACCCCGTACCATTCCTGTACCTGGCCTTCGCGCAGTCGTCGATTAGCGGGATGACGATCGTGGCCCGCACGCAGGGACGCGCCGAAGCGATGATACCGGCGGTGCTGGAGGTGGCGCGAAAGCTCGACCCCGACGTGATCGTGATGGAGGCAAAGACCATGGAGCGGCACCTGGCGGGCTCACTGCTGCCGCACCGGCTCGGCGCCTGGGTGATCTCCGCGTTCGGCACCCTGGCGTTGCTGCTGGCATCGATCGGACTGTTCGGCGTCGTGAGCTACGCGGTGTCCACGCGATCCCGTGAGGTTGGCATTCGCATGGCGCTCGGGGCGAATGCGGAACAGGTCGTGCGGCTGATGATGGGCGGGGGGATGCGCCTGGTGGGGATCGGCGCGGTGCTCGGCCTGGCCCTGTCAGCAGCGGCAGCCCGGCTGCTGAGCGGTGTGCTGTATGGCGTCAATGCGAGCGACCCGCTCGCGTTCGTCGTCGCGCCGGCCGTCCTGATCGGCGTGGCGATCGCGGCCGCGTGGATTCCGGCGCGTCGGGTGACGCGCATCAATCCCGTGCGCGCGATCAGGGCAGACTAGCGGGGCGCAGCCTCGAAGTCGGGCGCTACCGCCGCAAGAGCCACCGCGCAAAGAACGCCGCCGCACGCTTCGACTGGTCGTATCGCCCGACCTCAGTCTCGATCACGTGCGGCTCCATCGGGTAGTACATCACCTCGAACTCCTTCTCCAGCTCGAGCAACCGCTGCACCAGGCGCGCCGTGTCCTGGAAGTGCACGTTGTCATCCACGAGCCCGTGTTCGATCAGCAGGTGATCCTTCAGCCCCTCGGCGAAGTAGATCGGGCTCGACTTGCGGTATGCGACCGAGTCGACCTGCGGTTGTCCCAGGATGCGCGACGTCCAGCCGTCGGAGTAGTGCGCCCAGTCCGTCACCGGCGCGCGTGAGACTCCGGCGGCAAAGATCCCCGGATAGCGGAACTGCGACATCAACGTCATGAAGCCGCCATACGAGACGCCGTAGATCCCGATGCGCGTCGAATCGATCCCTTGCGTCTTCACCAGCCACTTCGCCGCCGCGACCGCGCCGTCGACGTCCTTCTCGCCCATGGAGTACGCGATGTCCGTGCGATAGTCGCGGCCGAAGCCGGCACTTCCCCGATAGTCGAAGTCCAGCACCGTATACCCCTGCTCCAGGAAGTGGTGCAGAAGCCCCAGGTGTCCGCTCCAGCCATACACCGACCACCCCAGGTGGGCAAACTGCCGATAGCCTCCGCCATGGATGTGGAGCAGCGCCGCCCGCTCGCGATTGGGGCGCGCGGGCTTGTACAGGGCGGCGTACACCGGCTTGCCGTCCGGGTGGGTGATCGAGACGATTTGCGGAGTCACCAGCCGCCGGGACAGCAGCGCCTCTGTGCCGCTGGTGGTGATGCGGCGATCGAGCCCCCCGCCCGCTGGCATGAGGAAGAGGTCCGGGAGTTCCGTTGAGCTGCTGCGCAAGACGGCCAACTGCGAACCGCTCGGCGACCAGGTTCCGGCGTTGCGGCCACCACCCGGCGTGATGCGCGTGAGGGTGCCTCCGGCCGCCGGGAGGGTGTAGAGATGGTCCGTCGCTGCGTCCTGCTCGCTGGCCTGCAGGAGCCAGGTGCGGCGATCCGGCGACAGCGTGGCCCCGCGCACTTCCCACGGCCCCGTCGTGAGCTGCCGGATCACCCCGTTGGGCTCCATCCGATGCAGGTGGCTCCAGCCCCCGCGCTCGCTCGCAAAGACAAACGATCCATCGTCCAACCACTCCAACAGTGTGGGGCCGGTGTTATTGGACTGGATCGGCGGTCCGCCAATCCAGGCGTCGTCGTGGTCGTGGGTCAGTACACGCATGGTACCCGCGGCCGCGTCCAGTTCGGTGATCCACAGGTCCTTGTCATGCTCGCCGACAAACTGCACGAGCGCGCGCGACCCGTCGGGACTCCAGTACGGCCCGTGGGGGATGGTCGACTCAACAGGCGTTGCTGGGCCCCGCGTCGTGCCAGCGGTACTCGCGCTCGGGCCGTCCACCCAACGCACCATCACGCTCTCCGGGGCGACCCCTGGGGTCATCGCCACGACGCCTAACCGGAAACGATCGCGCGGCTCACCCGCCTTCTCCCGTGCCTCCAGCGCGCGCGAGTAGCCGCTGGGGTCCACATAGTCCATGTACCGCGTCGGCGGGCGATTGCTGGCGATCGTCCGCAACCGGAACGTCACCATACTCCCATCAGGAGTCAGCTGGATGTTCTCCACCCGTGTGCCACTCGGCGCAGGGATCGGCATCGGACGACCCGCGCGCGCCAGGGCCGCGCGGACCCCGCCCTGGCGCATCTTCTCGCGCAGTTGTGCCGACAGCGCCTGCGCCTCCGCGGACAAATGCTCCGCAGCTGCCGTGCGAATGGGGCGATCCACCGTCACCCGCGCTGCCACCACCTGCAGCGCCCCGTCCTCGATGTCGTAGCGGTAGAGTGACTCCCCCACCATGAAGTCGAGCGCGGTGCCACTGGCCCAGCGGAGTTGGCTCACCGTGCCGTCGAGCGACGCCACGCGACGCGTCGATGGGCCCCAGAGAAAGACGTTCCCACCGAGAGACCACGCCGCCCGTGTGCGCGCGCCATTCCATGTGATGTTGTCTCCGGGGATTACTTCCCCCGCCGCCGCGGGAATGGACTCCGCGAACTGCCCCTCGCGATCGGTCCGGAACCAGGGATCCTGTTCCGGCACATCGTTCGACGCTGGTTTGGCGTTCCAGCGGAAGTACAGCCAAGCCCCATCCGGGGACCAACGGACATCGCGGGGCCCGAGCCCGAGCCAGCGGTCGTTGCGTGAGGCATCGCGGAGCGTGATGGGCTGCCGCACCGCGGGTGCACCTTCGGAGGTCGCTTGGCGCAGCGGGGTAGGTAGGCGCTGCGCATGGGCGGCGCTGGCCGCGAGACACAGGGCGATGGTGAGGGAACGCGACATGTATGGGGGAGGGGTCACGCCCAATCTGCGCGCCCTCGCGGAGCGGCGCACGCCATTCCCATCCGTGAAATTCCGATTGGTCCGGGCCCCGTTGCTCGCCCAACGCCCCAACATCCGGCCGGGCGACGTCACACGGCGCCCCATCGCGGGGCCCGATGTCGGCTTCCGCCCTCGTTTTCCGTTCTCAATGGACCGGGGGCGCGCCATTCGGCGGCCCCAGCGACTCGAAACGGAGAAGCCACAATGCGGATCGTGATGCGGGCCCTGGGAATCGCCCTGGCTGGGGCGGGAATGGTGGGATGTGTGGACGACGGCGGCGCTCGGATTCCGCTCGGCCCCGCGAGCGCCAGTGCCGACGTCTCGGTGAATGGGGCAACACCAGACCAGGTGAGACAGCTGGCTGTGGCACGCGGCATCGGCCCCCTCCCGGCGTCGCCACGGGTCCGGCCAGCGCTCTCACACCTCGGCCGCATGCTGGCCTTTGACAAGATCTTGAGCGGGAATCGCGATATCTCCTGCGCCACCTGTCACCTTCCGGCGTTCGGCACGCGTGACGGCCTCAGCCTCTCAGTGGGGCAAGGCGGATTCGGCCTCGGACCGGGGCGCCAACACCCCGGCGGCGTCTTCATTCCGCGCAATGCGCCCCCGCTCTTCAACCTCGGCGCCATGCGTTCCCTGTTTTGGGATGGCCGCATCGAGACCGCACCCGATGGCGCGATTCGCACACCGGCAGGTGCGGCGATCACCCCCGAGATGAGGAGCGCGTTCGAGTTCGGGCCCATCTCCGCGCTGGCCATGTTCCCCGTCACCAACCGGGCGGAGATGCGCGCGGCACAGGGGAACGAACTGGCGCAGGTACCAGACAACGATCCGCAGCAAATCTGGTCGCTCCTGATGGTGCGCCTGGGGCGATTCCCGAGTACCGTCGCCTCTTTGCCGAGGCGTATCCCGGGAAGCCGTTTGGGCAACTCACCTTCGCGCATGCATCGAATGCGATCGCCGGGTTCTTTGTGGATCGGCTCACCTTTACCGGGGCTCCCTGGGATCGTTTCCTCGCCGGCGACGACCAGGCGTTGTCCGGTCGACAGCTCGCGGCGGCACGCACCTTTCTCACCCTCAAGTGTTCGATCTGCCACAACGGTCCCACCTTCAGCGACGGGGAGTCGCACAACGTGGCGGTGGCGCAGTTCGGCCCGGGGCAGGGGAACGGACCTTCCGGTCGCGATGACTTCGGGCGGATGAATGTGACGGGGGATCCGCGGGACCAGTATC encodes the following:
- a CDS encoding ABC transporter permease; translated protein: MEGLRQDLRVAMRRLLKRPGFTIIAIVSVGIGIGANTAIFSLVNAIAVRKVPLDRPGELVDVYKSMAGFTHGPVSFPDLRDLEQQTGDAFSAVAAYRLAIAQVDRDGTFEPITGELVTGNYFTMLGLRPTLGRTLLPSDDVAPGAHPVVVISHEYWQRSYGSDPRVVGQTIRLNAQPYTIVGVGPREYRGGLRVMSPGFYASRMMVDQLNPAVRNDLERRGNNSVFVKARLKPGVSLVQATNVLDRLARSLRASYPDQWGSENSLPLVASADVIMNPMIDRVLVPAAALMMVVVGLVLLIACANLASFLLAQAADRRREVAVRLALGAGRGRLVRQFLTETVLLSALGGATGLALAVVLLKALVNADLPLPLPISLDLSLDPLVLGFSLALTGIAGFAFGLAPALQATRPDVASTIKDESVGAGRGRAVSLRGSLVVVQVAVSLVLLVGSALFLRSFRARLDIDPGFGSAPAVVAQLQVPTTSRTLEQARIFFEQLSTQLAAIPGVVSVGLTDDLQLSALNNQTAVVTVPGIDPPPGRPGHGVDHARVTPGFFDAAAVRVVEGRAIDESDRSDGNPVAIVSEAFVRKFMPGGSAIGRTFRTGERELTIVGVAADSKIRALGEDPVPFLYLAFAQSSISGMTIVARTQGRAEAMIPAVLEVARKLDPDVIVMEAKTMERHLAGSLLPHRLGAWVISAFGTLALLLASIGLFGVVSYAVSTRSREVGIRMALGANAEQVVRLMMGGGMRLVGIGAVLGLALSAAAARLLSGVLYGVNASDPLAFVVAPAVLIGVAIAAAWIPARRVTRINPVRAIRAD
- a CDS encoding S9 family peptidase, which gives rise to MSRSLTIALCLAASAAHAQRLPTPLRQATSEGAPAVRQPITLRDASRNDRWLGLGPRDVRWSPDGAWLYFRWNAKPASNDVPEQDPWFRTDREGQFAESIPAAAGEVIPGDNITWNGARTRAAWSLGGNVFLWGPSTRRVASLDGTVSQLRWASGTALDFMVGESLYRYDIEDGALQVVAARVTVDRPIRTAAAEHLSAEAQALSAQLREKMRQGGVRAALARAGRPMPIPAPSGTRVENIQLTPDGSMVTFRLRTIASNRPPTRYMDYVDPSGYSRALEAREKAGEPRDRFRLGVVAMTPGVAPESVMVRWVDGPSASTAGTTRGPATPVESTIPHGPYWSPDGSRALVQFVGEHDKDLWITELDAAAGTMRVLTHDHDDAWIGGPPIQSNNTGPTLLEWLDDGSFVFASERGGWSHLHRMEPNGVIRQLTTGPWEVRGATLSPDRRTWLLQASEQDAATDHLYTLPAAGGTLTRITPGGGRNAGTWSPSGSQLAVLRSSSTELPDLFLMPAGGGLDRRITTSGTEALLSRRLVTPQIVSITHPDGKPVYAALYKPARPNRERAALLHIHGGGYRQFAHLGWSVYGWSGHLGLLHHFLEQGYTVLDFDYRGSAGFGRDYRTDIAYSMGEKDVDGAVAAAKWLVKTQGIDSTRIGIYGVSYGGFMTLMSQFRYPGIFAAGVSRAPVTDWAHYSDGWTSRILGQPQVDSVAYRKSSPIYFAEGLKDHLLIEHGLVDDNVHFQDTARLVQRLLELEKEFEVMYYPMEPHVIETEVGRYDQSKRAAAFFARWLLRR
- a CDS encoding cytochrome-c peroxidase, whose amino-acid sequence is MRIVMRALGIALAGAGMVGCVDDGGARIPLGPASASADVSVNGATPDQVRQLAVARGIGPLPASPRVRPALSHLGRMLAFDKILSGNRDISCATCHLPAFGTRDGLSLSVGQGGFGLGPGRQHPGGVFIPRNAPPLFNLGAMRSLFWDGRIETAPDGAIRTPAGAAITPEMRSAFEFGPISALAMFPVTNRAEMRAAQGNELAQVPDNDPQQIWSLLMVRLGRFPSTVASLPRRIPGSRLGNSPSRMHRMRSPGSLWIGSPLPGLPGIVSSPATTRRCPVDSSRRHAPFSPSSVRSATTVPPSATGSRTTWRWRSSARGRGTDLPVAMTSGG